From one Eptesicus fuscus isolate TK198812 chromosome 21, DD_ASM_mEF_20220401, whole genome shotgun sequence genomic stretch:
- the LMTK3 gene encoding serine/threonine-protein kinase LMTK3, with translation MPAPGAFIFLAAVSASGCLASPAHPDGFALGRAPLAPPYAVVLISCSGLLAFIFLLLTCLCCKRGDVGFKEFENPEGEDCSGEYTPPAEETSSSQSLPDVYILPLAEVSLPMPAPQPSHSDMTTPLGLSRQHLSYLQEIGSGWFGKVILGEIFSDYTPAQVVVKELRASAGPLEQRKFISEAQPYRSLQHPNVLQCLGVCVETLPFLLIMEFCQLGDLKRYLRAQRPPEGMSPELPPRDLRTLQRMGLEIARGLAHLHSHNYVHSDLALRNCLLTSDLTVRIGDYGLAHSNYKEDYYLTPERLWIPLRWAAPELLGELHGTFMVVDQSRESNIWSLGVTLWELFEFGAQPYRHLSDEEVLAFVVRQQHVKLARPRLKLPYGDYWYDILQSCWRPPAQRPSASDLQLQLTYLLSERPPRPPPPPPPPRDGPFPWPWPATHSAPRPGTLSSPFPLLDGFPGADPDDVLTVTESSRGLNLECLWEKARRGAGRGGGAPPWQPASAPPAPHANPSNPFYEALSTPSVLPVISARSPSVSSEYYIRLEEHGSPPEPLFPNDWDPLDTGVPAPQAPQPPSEVPQLVSETWASPLFPAPRPFPAQSSASGSFLLSGWDPEGRGAGETLAGDPAEVLGERGAAWAEEEEEEEEEEGSSPGEDSSSLGGGPSRRSHLPCPLCSREGACSCLPLERGEAVAGWGGHPALGCPHPPEDDSSLRAERGSLADLPMAPPSSAPPEFLDPLMGAAAPQYPGRGPPPAPPPPPPPPRAPTDPAVSPDPPSAVASPGSGLSSPGPKPGDSGYETETPFSPEGAFPGGGAAEEEGVPRPRAPPEPPDPGAPRPPPDPGPLPLPGAREKPTFVVQVSTEQLLMSLREDVTRNLLGGKATAPRDTGPRKAGRGPGNPERAPGPSGDPTAPGSGKTASNPSEDLSLPVNGVTVLENGGQTAPGIEEKVAENGGPELLEREETVLENGELTPPRREETTLENGEPRSPEREETVLVNGGLTPPKMEETVSENGGPRLPRNTERLPETGPWRAPGPWEKMPESGAPAPTIGEPGAPTPGTVALPQNGGETAPGPTGQAPRSVVLELGTKRRAPETGGSSRAPGAGRLDLGSGGRAPVGMGMAPGGGLASGVDAKAGWADSTRPQPPPPLPPEAPPRRPEPAPPKARPEAAPEGEAGVPDSRAGGDPAPSGDGEPPKPERKGPEMPRLFLDLGPPQGNSEQIKAKLSRLSLALPPLTLTPFPGPGPRRPPWEDADGGAAGGEAGGAGAPGPAEEDGEDEDEEEEDEAAGVAAGPRGPGRSRAAPVPVVVSNSDGDAARPLRGLLKSPRGADESEDSELERKRKMVSFHGDVTVYLFDQETPTNELSVQGPPEGDSDPSTPPAPPTPPHPATPGDGFPSNDSGFGGSFEWAEDFPLLPPPGPPLCFSRFSVSPALETPGPPTRAPDARPAGPVEN, from the exons ATGCCTGCCCCTGGAGCCTTCATCTTCCTCGCGGCCGTCTCCGCCTCCGGCTGCCTGGCGTCCCCGGCCCACCCCG ATGGATTCGCCCTGGGCCGGGCCCCTCTGGCTCCTCCCTACGCCGTGGTCCTCATTTCCTGCTCCGGTCTACTGgccttcatcttcctcctcctcacctgtcTGTGCTGCAAACGGGGCGATGTGGGCTTTAAG GAGTTTGAGAACCCCGAAGGGGAGGATTGCTCCGGGGAGTACACTCCCCCAGCAGAGGAGACCTCCTCCTCACAGTCGCTGCCTGATGTCTACATTCTCCCGCTGGCCGAGGTCTCCCTGCCCATGCCCGCGCCGCAGCCTTCACATTCAG ACATGACCACTCCCCTGGGCCTTAGCCGCCAGCACCTCAGCTACCTACAAGAGATTGGGAGTGGCTGGTTTGGGAAG GTGATCCTGGGGGAGATTTTCTCAGACTACACCCCAGCCCAGGTGGTGGTGAAGGAGCTCCGGGCCAGCGCCGGGCCGCTGGAGCAGCGCAAGTTCATCTCGGAAGCTCAGCCCTACAG gagcctgcagcACCCCAACGTCCTGCAGTGCCTGGGCGTCTGCGTGGAGACCTTGCCTTTCCTGCTGATCATGGAGTTCTGTCAGCTG ggGGACCTGAAGCGCTACCTCCGCGCCCAGCGGCCCCCAGAGGGCATGTCCCCGGAGCTGCCCCCGCGCGACCTGCGGACGCTGCAGCGGATGGGCCTGGAGATCGCCCGGGGGCTGGCGCACCTCCACTCCCACAACTACGTGCACAG CGACCTGGCGCTGCGCAACTGcctgctgacctctgacctcaccGTGCGCATCGGCGATTACGGGCTGGCCCACAGCAACTACAAG GAGGACTACTACCTGACCCCCGAGCGCCTGTGGATCCCCCTGCGCTGGGCGGCGCCCGAGCTGCTGGGCGAGCTGCACGGGACCTTCATGGTGGTGGACCAGAGCCGGGAGAGCAACATCTG GTCCCTGGGGGTGACGCTGTGGGAGCTGTTTGAGTTTGGGGCGCAACCCTACCGCCACCTGTCCGACGAGGAGGTCCTTGCCTTCGTGGTCCGCCAGCAGCATGTCAAGCTGGCCCGGCCCAGGCTCAAGCTGCCCTACGGGGACTACTG GTACGACATCCTGCAGTCCTGCTGGCGGCCGCCTGCCCAGCGCCCCTCGGCCTCGGACCTGCAGCTGCAGCTCACCTACCTGCTCTCCGagcggcccccgcggcccccgccacccccgcccccgccccgggatggccccttcccctggccctggcccgccACCCACAGCGCGCCCCGCCCGGGGACCCTCTCCTCGCCGTTCCCCCTGTTGGACGGCTTCCCCGGGGCCGACCCTGACGACGTGCTCACGGTCACCGAGAGCAGCCGCGGCCTCAACCTCGAGTGCCTGTGGGAGAAGGCGCGGCGGGGggccggccggggtgggggggcaccgcCCTGGCAGCCAGCGtccgcgcccccggccccccacgCCAACCCCTCCAACCCCTTCTACGAGGCGCTGTCCACGCCCAGCGTGCTGCCCGTCATCAGCGCCCGCAGCCCCTCTGTGAGCAGCGAGTATTACATCCGCCTGGAGGAGCACGGCTCCCCACCCGAGCCCCTCTTCCCCAATGACTGGGACCCCCTGGACACGGGCGTGccggccccccaggccccccagcccccctccgaGGTGCCCCAGCTGGTGTCCGAGACCTGGGCCTCCCCCCTCTTCCCGGCGCCCCGGCCCTTCCCGGCCCAGTCCTCAGCGTCGGGCAGCTTCCTCCTGAGTGGCTGGGACCCCGAGGGCCGGGGCGCGGGGGAGACCCTGGCGGGGGACCCTGCCGAGGTGCTGGGGGAGCGGGGGGCCGCGtgggccgaggaggaggaggaggaagaggaggaggagggcagctcCCCGGGAGAggacagcagcagcctgggggGTGGCCCCAGCCGCCGCAGCCACCTGCCGTGTCCCCTGTGCAGCCGGGAGGGGGCCTGCTCCTGCTTGCCGCTGGAGCGGGGCGAGGCCGTCGCTGGCTGGGGGGGCCACCCGGCTCttggctgtccccaccccccggAGGACGACTCGTCCTTGAGGGCAGAGCGGGGCTCCCTGGCCGACCTGCCCATGGCCCCCCCCTCCTCGGCCCCCCCCGAGTTTCTGGACCCCCTCATGGGGGCCGCGGCGCCCCAGTACCCCGGGCGGGGGCCAccacccgctcccccccccccgccgccacctcCCCGGGCCCCCACGGACCCCGCCGTGTCCCCAGACCCCCCTTCAGCCGTGGCCAGTCCCGGCTCAGGCCTGTCGTCTCCGGGCCCCAAGCCGGGGGACAGCGGCTACGAGACCGAGACCCCTTTTTCCCCCGAGGGAGCCTTCCCAGGTGGGGGGGCAGCCGAGGAGGAAGGGGTCCCTCGGCCACGGGCTCCCCCCGAGCCCCCCGACCCGGGAGCGCCCCGGCCGCCCCCAGACCCGGGTCCCCTCCCACTTCCGGGGGCCCGGGAGAAGCCAACCTTCGTAGTTCAAGTGAGCACCGAGCAGCTGCTGATGTCCCTGCGGGAGGACGTGACGCGGAACCTCCTGGGGGGGAAGGCGACGGCCCCCCGCGACACGGGGCCCAGGAAAGCAGGGAGAGGCCCCGGGAACCCGGAGAGAGCCCCGGGCCCGAGCGGGGACCCCACAGCCCCGGGCAGCGGGAAGACGGCCTCAAACCCGAGCGAGGACCTGAGCCTCCCCGTGAACGGGGTGACAGTGTTGGAGAACGGGGGGCAGACAGCCCCAGGCATCGAGGAGAAGGTGGCAGAGAATGGGGGCCCCGAGCTcctggagagagaagagacagtGCTGGAGAATGGGGAGCTGACGCCCCCAAGGAGGGAGGAGACGACGCTGGAGAATGGGGAGCCGAGGtccccagagagagaagagacagtgTTGGTGAATGGGGGCCTGACACCCCCAAAGATGGAGGAGACGGTGTCCGAGAATGGGGGCCCGAGACTCCCCAGGAACACAGAGAGGCTGCCAGAGACTGGGCCTTGGAGAGCCCCGGGGCCCTGGGAGAAGATGCCCGAGAGTGGGGCTCCAGCCCCCACGATAGGGGAGCCGGGAGCCCCCACACCCGGCACAGTGGCCTTGCCCCAGAACGGCGGGGAGACAGCCCCTGGCCCCACTGGCCAAGCCCCCAGGAGCGTGGTGTTGGAACTGGGGACCAAGAGGAGAGCCCCCGAGACTGGGGGGTCATCGAGAGCCcccggggctgggaggctggaccTCGGGAGTGGGGGCCGAGCCCCAGTGGGCATGGGGATGGCCCCCGGCGGCGGCCTCGCAAGCGGCGTGGACGCAAAGGCAGGATGGGCAGACAGCACGAGGCCACAGCCGCCTCCACCTCTGCCGCCGGAGGCCCCGCCGAGGAGGCCGGAGCCGGCGCCCCCGAAGGCCAGGCCGGAGGCGGCCCCCGAGGGAGAGGCCGGGGTGCCAGACAGCAGGGCCGGAGGAGACCCGGCACCCAGCGGAGACGGGGAGCCCCCCAAGCCCGAGAGGAAGGGTCCCGAGATGCCACGGCTGTTCTTGGActtgggaccccctcaggggaacAGCGAGCAGATCAAAG CCAAGCTCTCCCGGCTCTCGCTGGCGCTGCCGCCGCTCACGCTTACGCCGTTCCCGGGGCCGGGCCCGCGGCGGCCCCCGTGGGAGGACGCGGACGGCGGGGCGGCTGGCGGggaggccggcggggcgggggcgccggggccggcggaggaggacggggaggacgaggacgaggaggaggaggacgaggcgGCGGGCGTGgcggcggggccgcggggccccGGGAGGTCCCGGGCAGCCCCGGTGCCGGTCGTGGTGAGCAACTCCGACGGGGACGCGGCCCGCCCGTTGCGGGGGCTGCTCAAGTCACCGCGCGGGGCCGACGAGTCCGAGGACAGCGAGCTGGAGAGGAAGCGCAAGATGGTCTCCTTCCACGGGGACGTGACCGTCTACCTCTTCGACCAG GAGACGCCAACCAACGAGCTGAGCGTCCAGGGCCCCCCCGAGGGGGACTCGGACCCGTCCACGCCGCCAGCGCCCCCGACgcctccccaccccgccacccccggAGATGGGTTTCCCAGCAACGACAGCGGCTttg GAGGCAGTTTCGAGTGGGCGGAGGATTTCCCGCTCCTCCCCCCGCCAGGGCCCCCCCTGTGCTTCTCCCGCTTCTCCGTCTCGCCTGCGCTGGAGACCCCGGGGCCCCCCACCCGGGCCCCCGACGCCAGGCCCGCAG